A stretch of DNA from Micromonospora sp. NBC_01813:
CGGCTGACCTACAAGGGCACCCGCAAGGAGGTCGACAAGGCGCTCGACGCCCGTGCCGCGGCGATGGGCGTCAGTCGGGCCGAGATCGAGGAGTTGGCGGTGCCCGACTACGGCCTGTCCGAGGTCGGCCGGCACGAGGTGCCGGCGGGTGGTTGCCGGGTTGAGCTTCAGGTCAGCGGTACGGCCACCACGGTGACCTGGTTCAACGAGTCCGGCCGGGCGGTGAAGAGCCCGCCGGCGGCGGTACGCCGCGACCACCCGCAGGTCGTCGCCGACGTCAAGGTGCTCGCCAAGGACGTGGCCGGGATGCTGGTGGCGCAGTCCGCCCGGCTGGACGGGCTGTTCCTGGCCCAGCGCAGCTGGACGCTGTCGGTGTGGTTGGAGCGCTATCTGGACCATCCGCTGGTCGGCACGTTGGCCCGCCGGCTGATCTGGCTGGTCGACGGCGTGCCGTGCGGCTGGGTCGATGACGCGTTGCGAACGGTCGACGACGCCCCGGTGAGCGCCGCCGCCGACGCGTCGGTGCAGCTGTGGCATCCGATCGGCCGGCCGGTGCCGGAGGTGGTGGCCTGGCGTGACTGGCTGGAGTGGCACGGGGTGGTGCAGCCGTTCAAGCAGGCCCACCGGGAGGTGTATCTGCTCACCCCGGCCGAGGAGACGACCGGGACGTACTCGAACCGGTTCGCCGGGCACATTCTGCGTCAGCATCAATATCACGCGTTGGCCGCCGCCCGGGGCTGGGCCGACAAGCTGCGGCTGATGGTCGACGACGTCTATCCGCCGACGGTGCGGGAGTTGCCGCAGTGGGGTCTGCGGGCCGAGTACTGGGTGGAGGGGATCGGCGACGACTACGGCGTCGACACCACCGATGCCGGGTCCTATCTGCGGCTGGTCACCGATCAGGTGCGGTTCTATCCGATCGACGCCGCCACGAACTCGGCGCACGCCTCCGGCGGCGGCTACGGCCGGGACATGTGGCGCAACGCCGATGGGGATCCGGCCGAGCCGTTGCCGTTGGATCAGGTGCCGCCGCTGGTGCTCAGCGAGGTGATGCGCGACGTCGACCTGTTCGTCGGGGTGTCCAGTGTCGGTAACGATCCGACCTGGTCGGATGGTGGCCCGCAGGGCAGGTACCGGGACTACTGGACGTCGTACAGCTTCGGGGAGTTGTCGGCGACCGCGCAGACCCGCCGGGATCTGCTGGTCCGGCTGCTGCCCCGGCTGGCGGTCGGCAAGCAGGCCAGCATCGACGGCCGGTTCCTGGTGGTCGAAGGGGAGTTGCACACCTACAAGATCCATCTGGGTTCGGGGAACATCCTGATGAGCCCGAACGACCGCTACCTGTGCATCGTGCCGGACCGGTCGGCGTCGCGACCAGGCAAGCAGGCAGGGAAGCAGGCGGGGGAGCGGGAGTTCCTGCCGTTCGAGGGCGACGGGGTCCTCGCGGTGATCCTCAGCAAGGCGATGCTGCTGGCCAAGGATTCGGAGATCACCGATCCGACGATCGTGGCGCAGATCGAGGAAGCTCGATAGTGACCGTGGGGTGTCGCCGGCCGGGACTCGGCCGGCGACACCCGCGCACCGTGTTTCGTGGACATTTCAGGCGAGTCTCGACAGAGGTATTGACCATCTATGTGAGCGCTAACAAGATGGGGCTTCCATACCGACCGCGTCTGGAGCTCGCATGCAAGCGTCCCGCACCCGTCGATTGTCCGTCGCTGCGACCTTGGCGCTCGTCGGTGCCGTACTGACCCCCGTCGGCGTACCTGCGCAGGCCGCGCAGCAGCAGACCTGGTCGCCCCGCTCGTCGTACACGTCGACCGACACCGGCGACGGCAGCTACTCCGTCCCGCTGCTGCGCTCCGACGTGCCGGACATCAGCGTCGAGCGGGTCCCGGCCGCCGAGAACGACGAAGGCCGGGACATCTACTACATGATCAGCACCACGATGCACCTCAGCCCCGGTGCGCCGATCATGAAGTCCTACGACCTGGTCAACTGGGAGATCGTCAACTATGTCTTCGACCGGGCGAGCATCGGCGACTCGTTCTCGCTGCGCAACGGGCAGAACTCGTACGGCCAGGGCCAGTGGGCGTCGTCGCTGCGCTACCACGACGGCATGTTCTACGTCGCGTTCAACACCAACAACCTTGGCGGCGCGTACGTCTACCGTACCGATGATATCGACGACGGCGCCTGGCAGCGGACCGCGCTCGGCCGCGGCCTGCACGACCCGTCGCTCTTCTTCGACGTCGACGGCACCCCGTACATCTTCTACGGATCCGGTGGCACCAGCGCGGTGCGGCTCAACGCCGGCCTGACCGCCATCGAGCAGAACTACCCGAACATCTTCACCGCCGCCGACTACGCCGGCCAGCCGTTCATCGGCGGACTGTTCGAGGGCGCCCAGTTCTACTACATCGACGGCTACTACTACGCGGTGATCATCACCTGGCCGTCCGGGCAGGGCCGGCAGGTCGTGATGTTCCGCTCCACCGAACTGCTCGGCCGCTACACCTCGGCCGGTGGCGGCAACACCTACGTTGCCCGTGGGGTGCTCAACTCCAACGGCTTCGCCCAGGGCAGCCTGGTGCCGATCGCCACCGCCGACGGCGGCACCGACTGGCACGGCATGTTCTTCCGCGACACCTTCCCGATCGGCCGCATCCCGGCGCTGATCCCGGCCGTCTGGTCCGACGGCTGGCCGGTCTTCGGCACCAACGGCGTGGTGCCGGTCGGCGGCACGTTCGCCAAGCCGATCCAGCTCAGCCCGGCCGAGGAGCTGTTCCAGCGGCAGCAGAGCATCGTCGTCTCCGACGACTTCGCCAACGACGCCCCGCCCAAGGCGTACCAGGACGAGCAGTGGACGATCCCGACCCCGCCGCCGACCGGCGAAGCCCCGACCGAGGCCGAGATCACCCCGAACGGCTCCCGGCTGGCCATGGCGTGGCAGTGGAACCACGCGCCGGACAACCGCTACTGGTCGCTCACCGACCGGGACGGCTGGCTGCGACTGACCACGGGCAAGGTCGTGACCGGCGGGTACGTCTACACGAAGCTGTCCAACCGGGCCGAGCTGGCCTGGTTCGAGGAGGCCCGCAACACGTTGTCGCAGCGTACCTTCGGGCCACGTCAGTCCGTCGAGACCAGGATGGACATCTCCGCGATGCGCGACGGCGACGTGGCCGGCCTCGCCGCGTACAACCGGGGGTTTTCGTACGTGGCGGTCAAGCGCGTCGCCGGCGTGAACACCCTCGGGGTGGTCAACCGGGGCCAGCCGTTCGCGGTCGACCTCGATCAGGCGACCCTGGAAAGCTTCCTGCCGGGCAGCACCGTGCCGCTGGGTGACGCCACCGAGGTGCACCTCAAGGCGGATCTCGACTTCGCCTCGCCGACCGGGCAGCTCTGGACCACCTTCCACTACAGCCTCGACGGGCTCAGCTGGCACCAACTCGGCGGCCGGGTCGGCCCGCAGACCCTCGACGGCTCGCTGGCGCACTTCATGGGCCACCGGGTCGGGTTGTTCAACTATGCCACCCAGAGCACCGGCGGGCAGGTCGACTTCGACCACTACCTGCTCAGCGACGTGCTGACCGCGCAGGGCCGGCCGCTGGACACCGGTGCGCTCGACGACGCCATCGCGTACGCCGGCACGCTGGCCGAGGCCGACTATCCGGCGGACGCCTGGGCGGCGATGCGGGCCGCACTCGACGCCGCGGTGGCCGCACGGGCCGGCCAGTTCGGCACCCAGAACCAGATCGACGTGCCGGAGCGGGCACTCAGCTACCAACTGGCCCGGCTCGGCGTGCTCCGACTCGAGGTGCCACGACTGCTGTCGGTCACCGCGTCGAGCCGCTGTCTGGCGAAGAAGGCACAACTGGTCGTCGAACTCACCGGCATCACGTCGGCGCGGGTGACCGGCACGGTGACCTCCCCGTACGGCAGCAAGGAGTACGGGGTCGCGTCGGCGGCCAGCAAGGTGCGGACCTTCCCGACCGGCACGGCGTCGATGCCGGCCGGCGAGGTGACGGTGACCGCGACGGCCCGCGTCGACGGCACCGGAGTCAGCGAGACGGTGACCGTGCCGTACGCCGCGCAGACCTGCCAGTGACCTGTTTTCCAACCGGCTCAACTCGCAGATCAGATCAGAAGGGACACTCGTGAGACCACCCGTGCAAGGCAGGACCCGGCGACGGGTCGGCGCGCTCGCCGCGGTTGGCGCCCTGGTCGCCGCCGGGCTCGTCGCCCCGGCGTCGCCGGTGTACGCCGATGACGCCGACCTCGTCGTCAACGGCGGGTTCGAAGCCGGACTCGACGGCTGGTTCGTCAACAACGGCAACGCCACCGACAGCGCGACGCTGACGCCGACCGACGACGCCTACTCGGGCGCGAACGCGGTGCTCGTCACCGACCGGGCGACCACCGGATCCGGTCCGATGCAGGACCTGTCCGGCAAGGTGCAGGCCGGACAGACGTACACCCTGACTGCCCGGATCAAGTACGACAACGAGGCCTCGCCGGCGACCAAGCAGTTCTTCGCCACGATGCACTACGGCGGAGCCACCTACACCAACCTGGTCAGCGTGACCGCCGCCAGAGGCCAGTGGGCGCAGTTCACCGGGCAGTTCACCATTCCGGCGAGCCAGAGCGTCGGCACGGCGCGGCTGTTCTTCGAGACGCCGTGGACGGCCGACCCCGCCGCCGACCCGGACCTGCACCTGATGGACTTCACGCTCGACGACGTGTCGGTGGTCGGCGCCCCGCCGCCCGCCGCGCCGTCGAAGACGATCGAGGTCGTCGGCAAGCTGCCCGGCGAACACAACCCCTTGATCGGGCACAAGTTCGGTGCCGACGGGTACGGCTTCGTCCACGACGGCCGGGTCTACCTGTACCTGACCAACGACACCCAGGGGTACGCGCCGAACTCGGCCACCGGGGTCTCGCCCGGCATCAACTACGGCGACATCAACCAGATCACCGTGCTCTCCACGACCGACATGGTCAACTGGACGGACCACGGCGAGATCCAGGTCGCCGGCCCGAACGGGGTCGCGCCGTTCACCAACAACTCGTGGGCGCCCGGCATGGCCAGCAAGGTGGTCGACGGTGAGGAGAAGTTCTTCCTCTACTACGCCAACGGCGGTGGATCGAGCAACGTGATCACCGGTGCGTCGCCGGTCGGTCCGTGGGTGAGCGAGCGGACGAGCACCCTGATCGACGGCCGTACGCCCGGTGCCGAGGATGTCGCCTGGAAGTTCGACCCGGCACCGTTCGTCGACGACGACGGCGAGGAGTACCTCTACTTCGGTGGCGGTCCCGCGTCGACCAGCATGCCGCCGGCCGAGCGGTTCAACAACCCGAAGAACCTGCGGGCGATCGAACTCGGCGCGGACATGGTGTCGACCGAGGGGACGGCGGCGGTGGTGGACGCGCCGGTGGCCTTCGAGGCGGCCCAGGTGTTCAAGCGCGACGGTAGGTACTACCTGTCGTACTCGTCGCACTTCGGCGGGTCCGACTTCGGCGGCAACCAGACGCCGCTGCCCGGTTACCCCGGTGGCGGCCAGATCGGCTACCTGATCTCCGACGACCCGATGTCGTGGCCGAAGGAGACCTACGCGGGCGTGCTGTTCCCGAACCAGTCGCAGTTCTTCGGGGCCGGCACCGGCGGCAACAACCACCAGTCCGTGTTCGAGTACGAGGGCAGGCACTACTTCACCTACCACGCCCCGACGCTGAACAAGCGGATCAACGGCAACACCACCCAGGGTTACCGCAGCCCGCACATCCAGGAGTTGACCTTCAACTCCGACGGCACCATCCAGCAGGTCGTCGGCACCTATGCCGGTGTCGACCAGGTGCGCGACTTCGACCCGTACCGTGTCTTCGAGGCCGAGACGTTCGGCTGGAGCAAGGGTGTCGCGACCGCGAAGGTCGACGGCGGGTCGCCGCAGTTCGGCGACGCGGCGCCCAACCTGGTGGTGCGCGACGTCGACGTCGGCGACTGGACGGCGCTCTCCTCGGTGGACTTCGGCGCCGGTGCGGCGAGCCTGACGGCGAAGGTCCGCCCGCTGGTGGCCGGCGGGTCGATCCAGCTCCGGCTCGGCGACGTCACCGCGCCGGTGGTGGCGACCATCGGCGTCGACGGGCCGCCGGGCGAGTGGGCGGAGCTGACCGCGTCCCTCGACGGGGTCACCGGGGTGCACGACGTGTACTTCGCCTTCGCCGGACCGGCCGGGGACGACCTGTTCGAGGTCGACTCGTGGTCGTTCACCCCGGTGGCGGACGGCCCGGCGCTGGCCGTGTCGGCGACGGCCGATGTCCGGTGCTTCGGGCGCAACGCCCAACTCGTCGTCGACGTCAGCAACGACGCGCCGGCCCGGATCACCGGCACGGTCACCACCGGGTACGGCGAGAAGGAGTACGGCGTACAGCCGGCGACGAGCAAGGTGCGGAGCTTCCCGACCGGTGGGGCGGTCGTGCCGGCCGGCACGGCGACGGTGACCGCGTCGGCGCGGGTCGGCGGCGAACCGGTGTCGGTCTCGCTGGACGTCCCGTACGAGGCACACGTCTGCGACTGACCGCATCCGCGATCCATCGAACCGTCAGCGGCCCGGACTCTGTGTCCGGGCCGCTGATTGGTCGCTTGGGTCGGCTACAGCCGCGTTGGTGGTATCTGTCGCAGTTCGCGGCCAGCGAAATACGTCGATGAAACTAGCAATATGGCGGGTCCGTCACGCCCTGGTCGTCGGATAGCTTCGCGACAAGCTGTCAAACCACCAACACGGAAGGTGTGTGCTCATGGCGCAGAACGTCGCCAGTGCACCCAGCGGACCGCTGGCGCGGCTCAACGGTGCCCATCACAAGCTGGCGTTGAACGGCTTCCTCCTCGTCGTGCTCGCCCACTGGGCGGAACACCTCGTCCAGGCGTACCAGATCTGGGTGATGGGCTACCCCCGCCCGCAGGCCCGCGGGGTCCTCGGCCAGTGGTTCCCCTGGCTGGTCACCTCCGAATGGCTGCACTACGGGTACGCGATCGTCATGCTCGCGTTCCTCTTCCTGCTCCGCCGTGGCTTCGCCGGCCGGGCCCGCACCTGGTGGACGATCGCTCTCGCCATCCAGTTCTGGCACCACATCGAACACCTGCTGCTGCTGATCCAGGCGCTGACCGGCACCATCTTCTTCGGCCAGCCGGTGGTGACCAGCATCGTCCAACTGGTGATCCCCCGGGTCGAACTGCACCTGTTCTACAACTCGGTGGTCTTCATCCCGATGCTGATCGCGATGTATCTGCACCTGCGCCCCAACGAGCGCGAACTGCAGCAGGTGACCTGCAACTGCGCCGGTGACCGGGTGCGGCCGCGTCCACTCGCGACCAATGCCGTCTGACCGGATCGCGACGACCGGCGGCCGGTGGCGGTCCACCTTTCCGGTGGCGCTGGCCACGGTCGTCGGGTTCGTCGTCCTCACCGCCGCCCCGGCCTGGGCCAACGGCCGGTTGGAGCTGGCCGACCCGCCGCCGGACGCCGTGCTGGCGACCGCCCCGGACCAGGTGACCGTGACCTTCAGCGCCGACGTCCAGCCGGAGCTGTCGCACATCGAGGTCTTCGACGACAGCGGCGCCGAGGTGTCGTCCGGTGGCTACACCCAGCCGGAGCCGCAGCGGATGCGCCTGCCGCTCGACGTCCTCGCCGCCGGTGACTACACGATCGCGTACCACGTCACCTTCCCGGACGGCACGGACCTGACCGACGTCCACCGGTTCAGCGTCGGCACCGGTGCCCCGCCGGCGCCGCTGGACGCCGCGACCCGGCAGGCGAGCACCGACGCGGTGTCCCAGCACGCCCACCGGATCGACGGATTCAGCGCGACCCTGCTGGTCATCGACGGGCTGGTGCTGCTGGTAGTGCTCGCGATGCTGTGGCTGCGCCCCCGCGACGGCCGCCCGATGACACTTCGTCCCGACCCATCCACCTGACAACGGACCGTAGCCGCAGAACCGCCAGAGTGGACTAAGGTATCGACGGGTTGTCTGGCTGAGGTCTTGACCGGTCCGCCCGGGTGCTCGATCGTCATGGATATTCCGACCCCCGGGAGACCTCCATGACGGATTCGTCGTCCGCGCCCCTGCACCACCGCTATCTCATCGTCGGTGCCGGTCCGGCCGGCCTGCAGCTCAGCTACTACCTGCAGCAGGCCGGCTGCGACTACCAGACCCTGGAACGCGCCGACACCCCCGGCGAGTTCTTCCGCCGGTTCCCCCGGCACCGGGGGCTCATCTCGCTGAACAAGGTGCACACGGTCAGCACCGACCCGGAGATCCGGCTGCGCTGGGACTGGAACTCCCTGCTGCACGAGCCGTTCACGCTGCCGTTCTCCGACTACAGCCGGGAGTACTACCCCGGCGCCGACGACCTGGTCCGGTACCTCGCCGACTTCGCCGACCACCACCGGCTGGCGATCCGCTACCGGACCGCCGTCGAACGGGTGGAGAAGACCGCCGGCGGGTTCCTCGTCCACACCGCAGACCAGGTGTACAGCTGCGAATGCCTGATCATGGCCACCGGCTGGGGGCAGCCCAACGTTCCCGACGTACCCGGCGTCGAACACGCCGTCGGATACGAGGCGATGAGCACCGACCCGACCGACTACGCCGGGCAGCGTGTGCTGATCCTCGGCAAGGGCAACTCGGCCTTCGAGACCGCGTCGGCGATCCTCGGACAGGCGGCGATGGTGCATCTGGCCAGCCCCCGGCCGATGCGCCTGGCCTGGAACACCAAGCACCCGGGCGACGTACGCGGTCATCACGGCGCGGTGATGGACAGCTACCAGTTCAAGACCCTGCATTCGGTGCTCGACTGCGTCATCGACGAGATCAAACCGGTGGGGGACAGGTTCGAGGTCCACCTGACCTACACCCACGCCGACGGGGAGACCGCGGTGATGGAGTACGAAACCGTGCTGCGCTGCACCGGGTTCGCGATGGACACGTCGGTCTTCGACGCCAGTGCCCGACCTCGGATGGTGCCCAGCGGACGGCTGCCGCTGACCCGTCCGGATTGGCAGTCGGCCGACGTGGACGGCCTCTACTTCGCCGGCACCCTGGCCCAGGACCGCGACTTCAAGAAGGCGTCCTCGGCCTTCATCGACGGCTTCCGCTACAACCTGCGCGCGCTCACCGCACTGCTGCGTGAACGCTACGACGGGGTGCCGTTGGCCTACGAGAAGGTGGCCGCCGACGCCGACTCGCTCACCACGACCGTGCTGGACCGCGTCAACTGGAGCTCGGCACTGTGGACCCAGTTCGAGTTCCTGGTCGACGCCCTGGTCGTCGACTCCGGCACCGGGCAGGTGCGGCACTACCAGGACCTGCCCGAGGACCACGTGGTGCAGCGGTTCCACGATGAGCGCCACTACTACACGTTCGGGTTGCGGTGGGGCCGCGACGCGTACTCCGACGTGTTCGCCATCGAACGGCACCCGCAGCCGGACCGGGCCGCCGAGAGCGCCTTCATCCACCCGGTGGTACGCCGCTACCGCCACGGCGAACTGGTCGAGGAACTGCACCTGCTGGAGGATCTGCTCGCCGAGTGGCGTCGACCGGATCGGCACGTACAGCCGCTGTTGGACTTTTTCGCCACCGACCTGGCCCGCCCGTAGCTCACCGGCGGACCAGCACCTCGGACAGTGGTTTGCGGGTCAACTGTGGCACGGTGACCCCGTCGGCGGGATAGCCGACGGGCATCACCACGCAGGCCCGTTCCTCGGCCGGCCGGTCACAGATCTCGTTGAGGAACCGCATCGGGCTCGGGGTGTGGGTGAGGGTGGCCAGCCCGGACAGGTGCAGCGCGGTGATCAGCACACCGACCGCGATCCCCACCGACTCCTTGACGTAGTAGGGCTTCGGGGTGCGGGGACCCTGATGCACCTCGAATACGACGATGACGACCGGGGCGACCTCCAGGAACGGCTTCTCCCAGTCGGTGCCGATCGGGGCGACCGCCTGGAGCCACTCGGCCGAGGCCCGCCGGGTGTAGAACTCGCGTTCCTCGGACTCGGCCGCCTGCCGTAGCCGGCGTTTGCGCTGCGCGTCGGTCACCACGACGAACCGCCACGGCTGCAGGTTGGCGCCGCTGGGCGCGGAGGCGGCCGCCCGTACCGCCTGCTCGATCACCTCCAGCGGCACCGGTTCGGCGGAGAAGTGCCGGACCGAGCGGCGGGTCGCCATCCGGTCGGCGAAGGCGCGGACCGTGCGGTCCATCACCGTCGGTTCGAGCCGGTCGAGGTGGAGCTGGGTCGTCGCGATGTCCTTCACCGGTGCCTCCAGAGCGGGTCGAATGTCCCCCTCTCCAGAGTGACCTAGATTGGGCCGCCGCCAATACGGAGCATTGCGCTGTCTGGCGCGGGGCCGGGCGGCGGCTGCTCAGCCGGAGGTGTGTTCGGCCAGCCAGTCGACCACCGCGGGGAGCCCGCCGCGCCCGGCCACCGCCCGCTGCCGGCGGGCACCGGTGCCGTCGGCGAGGAGCCGATCCAACCCCGCGGTCACCTGTGGATACGCGTCCTGTCCACGGAGCACCGGCTCGATCGTCGCGACGAGTTCGCCGACCAGGTCGGCGGCCGGCCGCAGGCGTCCGGTGAACAGGTCCAGCCCGTCGCCGTCCAGTCCGTCGCGGGCCGCTCGCCAGTACGCCACCCGCATCAGCTCGGCCGGCACGTCGACCGCCGGCCTGCCCTGCCACACCGCCGTCGACAGCTGCGTCACCAGCGCCCGCACCACCGCCGCGTACAACGCGGACTCCTCGGCGGTGACGGCGATGTCGGCGACCCGCACCTCCAGCGTGGGGTTGCTCTCCGAGGGCCGGACATCCCAGAAGATGGTGCCCCGGTCCACCAGCGCGCCGGTGGCCAGCAGCGATTCCACCGTCTGGTCGTAGTGGGCGGCCGAGTCGAACCGGGGTGGTGGACCGGCCACCGGCCAGCGTGACCAGGTCATGGTGCGCCAGCTGGCGTACCCGGAATCGCGGTTGTCCCAGAACGGCGAGTTGGCGGTCAGGGTCGACAGCACCGGCAGGTACGGCCGGAGGTGGTTGCCGACCCGCACGGCCCAGTCCCGGTCCGGCATCTCCACGTGTACGTGCAGGGCGCAGATTGCCAGTTCGTCGTGCAGGCCGCGGAAGGTCGCGGTGCCCCGGCTCTGCCTCGGCCCGGTGGTGATCGGCGGGGGCACCGGACCGGCGACGGTGGCCGAGCCGCTGGCGACCACCCGTAACCCGGCCGCGTTGGCCGATTCGCTGATGACCTTCCGGGCCTCGGTCAGCTGGGCGACCAGCTCGGTGAAGCTGGTGCACGGCGCCGTGCGGGTCTCCACCTGCAAGGGGGTGATCTCACCGGCCACCCGGCCACCCAGCACCGGCGACGCGGCACGCACGATTTCCGCCGCGCGGGGCACCGGCGCCCGGGTGATCGCGTCGACGACGATGAACTCCTCTTCGACGCCGAATCGTGGGGCGGTGTCCGGCGGGTTGCGGAGACTCATGGGCGGTCCCTTCTCGACTCGCACTCACGGGCAGCACATGTGGATGTCCGGAGCGTAGTCGTGATGGGGGCCACCACGCTGCCTACTTCAGGCGCGCGGCACGACGAATCGATCTGCGGTCGAGCCGGCGGGGTGGCCGTCGGCCGGACCGGCGGGGTGGCCGTCGGCGGGACCGGCGGGGTGGCCGTCGGTCGGGCCGGCGGAGCCGTCGAGAATCTCGGCGACCAGGCCGGCGAGCAGCGCGGCGCGGTCGGGCATCATCGATACGTCGACCCATTCGTCGCGGGCGTGGGCACCGCCGCCGACGCCGCCGAGGCCGTCCAGGGTGGGGACTCCGAGCGCGCCGGTGAAGTTCGCGTCGGACGCCCCGGGCGCGTGCACACCCACCACCGGCGGCAGCCCCAACCGCCGGCCGACGCGCTGGGCGATCGCCAACAACGGCAGGGCCACGCTCTCCTGCAGCGGGTACCGGTTCACCCCGCCGTGCACGAGCAGCTGCGATCCGGTGAGTGCCGGAGTGATGGCTCGGATCATCCGGTCCACCCGGTCGAGCTCCGCACCGGTCCAGGCCCGGACGTCGACACAGAACTGTGCGGACTCCGGAACCTGGTTGGTCATGGTGCCACCCCGGAGCATGGTCGGGGTGACGCTGGTGCCTTCGGCGGCGAGGGTCCGTACCGCCAGCAGTTGGTGAGCCAGCTCCACGGAGGCGTTCACGCCCAGGTGCGGCTCCACCCCGGCGTGCGCGGCCCGCCCGCGTACGGTGATCCAATACACCGATCCGCCCTTGCGGGCCACCTTCAGTGCGCCGGTGTCCGTGCTGGGCTCGCCGACCAGCACCACCCGGGACCGGCCGGCCTGCTGCTCGATCAGGGACCGGGAGGTGGGTGAGCCGCTCTCCTCGTCGCAGGTCAGCAGCAGGCCGACCCGGGACGTGTCGGGCAGCAGCGACAACGCGGTGAGCATCTGCACGATCCCGGACTTCATGTCGCAGACGCCCGGCCCGGTCGCGATCCGACCATTGACAGTGAATGGCCAGTCGGTGATCGTGCCGGCCGGCCACACCGTGTCGTAGTGCCCGATCAGGAGGACCTGTTGATCCGGTGCCGGCCAGAGCAGGTGGGTAAGGCCATCGTGGACGATGCGGTGTGCGGGGCGGCCAAGCACCGTACTGCCCCAGTCGTCGAGCAGGTCGGCGCAGGAGCGCAGCTCAGCCACCGCACCGGGCGGTGACTCCGTCGCCACCAGGACGCCGAGTCGGCGCACCATGGTCGATGTCTGTGCCCGCGCGGTCCGTCGTATCGCCTCGGTATCCATCATGGGCCGATCGTGATGCCCATGGTCGGACCGGGGCAATACCTCTGGGTGCTCTTCCGGATGCGCTGCGTGTCGGATACGGTGTGCTGCCGACGATCGGGCAGGTTGGGAGAAGCCCGATGCCGGCACCGGCCCGCACCTCGCCGCTGTCTGGTGGCGGCCGTACGCCGAGGAGGCTGACGCATGGCACACATCAATCTGGGACTGGACGAAAAGGAACACCCCGGGATCACCGGATTGTTCGGGTACCGCCCGGAAACCGCCGGACCACTCAACGCGCTCGCCGACGCGCTGCTGCACGCCCCACATCCCAGCCTCACCGCAGGCGAGCGGGAGCTGATCGCCGCGTACGTCTCCAGTCTGAACGACTGCAGCTTCTGCTGCTCCTCGCACTCGGCCTTCGCGGCGGCGCAGCTCGACGGCGGCATGCCGCTGGTGCTGTCGGTGTGCGCGGACGTCGACACCGCCGCCGTCACCGCGAAGCTGCGGGCCCTGTTGGCGATCGCCGCCGCCGTGCAGCGCGGCGGCCGCATGGTCGGCGCGGAGCTGGTCGCGGCGGCCCGGTCCGAGGGCGCCACCGACCTGGAGATCCACGACACGGTCCTGATCGCGGCGGCGTTCTGCATGTTCAACCGCTACGTCGACGGGCTGGCGACGGTGCTGCCGGCCGACCCCAGCCGGTACGCCGAGCAGGCCCGGCACATCGTGGCGACCGGCTACGTCGGCTGAGCTCCGATCCTCCGGCGGCTGCGGCGGGCCACCGAGGGCCGTCGGGCCCCGCCGCAGCGTGCCAGGGTCAGCGGCTGTTGTACGGCATGGTCGGGAACCAGCCGTAGTCGAACATCGCGGGCAGCCGTACGTTCCAGTAGACGACCATGAACACGCCGAGCGCGATCAGCAGCGCACCGGT
This window harbors:
- a CDS encoding glycoside hydrolase family 43 protein; translated protein: MQASRTRRLSVAATLALVGAVLTPVGVPAQAAQQQTWSPRSSYTSTDTGDGSYSVPLLRSDVPDISVERVPAAENDEGRDIYYMISTTMHLSPGAPIMKSYDLVNWEIVNYVFDRASIGDSFSLRNGQNSYGQGQWASSLRYHDGMFYVAFNTNNLGGAYVYRTDDIDDGAWQRTALGRGLHDPSLFFDVDGTPYIFYGSGGTSAVRLNAGLTAIEQNYPNIFTAADYAGQPFIGGLFEGAQFYYIDGYYYAVIITWPSGQGRQVVMFRSTELLGRYTSAGGGNTYVARGVLNSNGFAQGSLVPIATADGGTDWHGMFFRDTFPIGRIPALIPAVWSDGWPVFGTNGVVPVGGTFAKPIQLSPAEELFQRQQSIVVSDDFANDAPPKAYQDEQWTIPTPPPTGEAPTEAEITPNGSRLAMAWQWNHAPDNRYWSLTDRDGWLRLTTGKVVTGGYVYTKLSNRAELAWFEEARNTLSQRTFGPRQSVETRMDISAMRDGDVAGLAAYNRGFSYVAVKRVAGVNTLGVVNRGQPFAVDLDQATLESFLPGSTVPLGDATEVHLKADLDFASPTGQLWTTFHYSLDGLSWHQLGGRVGPQTLDGSLAHFMGHRVGLFNYATQSTGGQVDFDHYLLSDVLTAQGRPLDTGALDDAIAYAGTLAEADYPADAWAAMRAALDAAVAARAGQFGTQNQIDVPERALSYQLARLGVLRLEVPRLLSVTASSRCLAKKAQLVVELTGITSARVTGTVTSPYGSKEYGVASAASKVRTFPTGTASMPAGEVTVTATARVDGTGVSETVTVPYAAQTCQ
- a CDS encoding DUF4132 domain-containing protein, which gives rise to MRSIWRVERVRELVAAGELVDLAGYLQAHSKPALDSKEVWAVLRTLSRPDLVRLLCAMIEASSAMRGRSWTMMEIISRLLRRLPDDLTVADARVIADFAVAQWHVVPPGAVEVVARRLAAAGPLPEALLQTVVHRSGENARLRQLMVELGVAPLSAEDPWAEPIMAELPTLDPLWPRLVAQASVATAARPSAAWTSEARDLLAGVDPDQARTVLGRWLGLACRTPERVPQAANADVLRGLLWLVELTDPKPEQVRQVGALVEVMLRRLPGIGPACPKVANAAVGVLGRLDSEAALAQLARLSARLTYKGTRKEVDKALDARAAAMGVSRAEIEELAVPDYGLSEVGRHEVPAGGCRVELQVSGTATTVTWFNESGRAVKSPPAAVRRDHPQVVADVKVLAKDVAGMLVAQSARLDGLFLAQRSWTLSVWLERYLDHPLVGTLARRLIWLVDGVPCGWVDDALRTVDDAPVSAAADASVQLWHPIGRPVPEVVAWRDWLEWHGVVQPFKQAHREVYLLTPAEETTGTYSNRFAGHILRQHQYHALAAARGWADKLRLMVDDVYPPTVRELPQWGLRAEYWVEGIGDDYGVDTTDAGSYLRLVTDQVRFYPIDAATNSAHASGGGYGRDMWRNADGDPAEPLPLDQVPPLVLSEVMRDVDLFVGVSSVGNDPTWSDGGPQGRYRDYWTSYSFGELSATAQTRRDLLVRLLPRLAVGKQASIDGRFLVVEGELHTYKIHLGSGNILMSPNDRYLCIVPDRSASRPGKQAGKQAGEREFLPFEGDGVLAVILSKAMLLAKDSEITDPTIVAQIEEAR